In a single window of the Litorilituus sediminis genome:
- a CDS encoding TlpA disulfide reductase family protein, producing the protein MLKRLTSLMIVLTCLSASCFASDDTKPLQEFADFKAQHKGKVIYLDFWASWCTPCRKSFPWMNDMQAKYQQAGLVVVSVNLDSKRDNAIAFLQQTPADFHILYDEKGLLAKQFKLKGMPSSYLFNREGELVSAHTGFNGTKKVLYEQEITQQLAQ; encoded by the coding sequence ATGTTAAAACGTCTTACCAGCTTAATGATTGTGCTGACCTGTTTATCGGCAAGCTGCTTTGCCAGTGATGACACAAAACCTTTGCAGGAATTTGCCGATTTTAAAGCACAACATAAAGGCAAGGTAATCTATTTAGATTTTTGGGCATCATGGTGTACTCCGTGTCGTAAATCGTTTCCTTGGATGAATGATATGCAAGCAAAATATCAGCAAGCAGGTTTAGTTGTTGTCAGTGTTAACCTCGACAGTAAACGTGACAATGCCATAGCCTTTCTTCAGCAAACACCAGCAGATTTCCACATTCTTTACGATGAAAAAGGTTTACTCGCGAAACAGTTCAAACTTAAAGGTATGCCAAGCAGCTACTTATTTAACAGAGAGGGTGAGCTAGTTAGTGCTCACACAGGTTTTAATGGCACAAAGAAAGTGCTGTATGAGCAAGAGATCACACAGCAGCTTGCTCAATAG
- a CDS encoding glycoside hydrolase family 9 protein, giving the protein MLRNFSKGFFYGIFAVLVSALTACGNQVSNQVSNTEKPINIAVHVNQLAYESNGVKVAVISVAGQADLTAKTFQVLAKNGSAVYQGKLTAAGQVPEWQSAYQSDVPVNYYLADFTNFSSIEHNDNYRVSINFEGVQQQSARFAIAKQALFRSTTSSLLSYFNGSRNDEEYNYQQDKHIRIFDTQRYVDVSGGWNDAGGDTGKYLSHLSYANYMNPQQLAMVAWALAYSYQEVPHLYDELKLTDAVVDEVFWGADYLHKILDPQGYFYMTVFDKWNTGNAERVVTAYVGLEGIYTEKYQSAFRQGAGSAIAALARASVLAKATGKQGQFSGEQYLKDAKKAFHHLNDNQAQNNKAYTDDGKENIIDDYTALLAAIELYKATNENIYLTAARQRADNLAMRLHQDGWFISNDINSDNLRPFYHAAEAGFPVVSLALYHAIEPEKTKQDNVAGVISRHMSYQLALNNKVDNPFNYARQAFKTYDNDQLSTEQQEGFFIPHANETNYWWQGESARLSSLSMAASLAKPLIQASENKASVKALDYFAQQQLDWTLGRNPYDLTMLNGFGENNPKPYHGLSMVAGGISNGITGERESKAGRGIEWAPEPDWKNWRWVEQWLPHSTWFLLATTEMAK; this is encoded by the coding sequence ATGCTTAGGAACTTTAGTAAAGGCTTTTTTTACGGCATATTTGCTGTATTAGTGAGTGCGTTAACAGCGTGCGGGAATCAGGTATCAAACCAGGTATCAAACACAGAAAAACCAATAAACATCGCTGTGCATGTTAATCAGCTTGCCTATGAAAGTAATGGCGTTAAGGTGGCGGTTATTAGCGTGGCAGGACAGGCTGATTTAACGGCAAAGACGTTTCAAGTGCTTGCTAAAAATGGCAGTGCCGTTTATCAAGGTAAGTTAACAGCAGCAGGGCAAGTGCCTGAATGGCAAAGCGCTTATCAAAGTGACGTGCCAGTTAATTACTATCTTGCTGATTTTACCAATTTTAGCTCAATTGAGCACAATGATAACTATCGTGTAAGCATTAATTTTGAAGGTGTTCAGCAGCAAAGTGCGCGTTTTGCTATTGCTAAACAAGCACTATTTCGAAGTACGACATCATCATTGCTAAGCTACTTTAACGGTAGCCGTAATGATGAAGAATATAATTATCAACAAGACAAGCATATTCGTATCTTTGATACTCAGCGTTATGTTGACGTAAGCGGTGGTTGGAATGATGCTGGTGGGGATACAGGAAAGTACTTATCGCATTTATCTTATGCAAATTATATGAACCCACAACAACTTGCTATGGTGGCTTGGGCACTAGCCTATTCCTACCAAGAAGTGCCGCACTTATATGATGAACTTAAGCTAACAGATGCTGTTGTTGATGAAGTCTTTTGGGGCGCAGATTATTTACATAAGATACTCGACCCACAAGGCTATTTTTATATGACGGTTTTCGATAAGTGGAACACAGGTAATGCTGAGCGTGTTGTGACCGCTTATGTTGGCTTAGAAGGTATTTACACTGAAAAATATCAATCAGCGTTTAGGCAAGGCGCAGGTAGTGCAATAGCTGCCTTAGCGCGAGCTTCAGTATTGGCAAAAGCAACGGGAAAACAAGGTCAGTTTAGTGGCGAGCAGTACTTAAAGGATGCAAAAAAAGCATTTCATCACTTAAATGATAACCAAGCGCAAAATAATAAGGCCTATACCGATGATGGCAAAGAAAACATTATTGATGATTACACGGCCTTATTAGCAGCCATTGAGCTGTATAAAGCAACAAATGAAAACATTTATTTAACTGCGGCAAGGCAAAGGGCTGATAATCTAGCCATGAGGCTACATCAGGATGGCTGGTTTATTAGTAATGACATTAACAGTGACAATTTAAGACCATTTTATCATGCCGCAGAAGCAGGGTTTCCGGTCGTTTCGCTAGCCTTATACCATGCGATTGAGCCTGAAAAAACTAAGCAAGATAATGTTGCTGGGGTAATTAGTCGACATATGAGTTACCAATTAGCATTAAATAACAAGGTAGATAATCCGTTTAACTATGCTCGTCAGGCATTTAAAACTTACGATAATGATCAGCTTTCAACTGAGCAGCAAGAAGGTTTTTTTATCCCGCATGCTAATGAAACTAACTACTGGTGGCAGGGAGAGAGTGCGCGACTATCGAGTTTATCTATGGCCGCCAGTTTAGCTAAACCACTCATTCAAGCGAGTGAAAATAAGGCAAGTGTTAAAGCGTTAGATTATTTTGCTCAGCAGCAGTTGGATTGGACTTTAGGTCGTAACCCGTACGATTTAACTATGCTGAATGGTTTTGGCGAAAATAATCCTAAGCCTTATCATGGCTTAAGTATGGTCGCGGGTGGTATTTCTAACGGTATTACTGGCGAGAGAGAAAGTAAGGCTGGACGAGGAATTGAATGGGCGCCAGAGCCAGATTGGAAAAACTGGCGCTGGGTTGAACAGTGGTTACCGCATTCTACTTGGTTTTTATTGGCAACAACTGAAATGGCAAAGTAA
- a CDS encoding ROK family protein: MKQSSIVVIDLGGTKINIGLYRQGQIIHHKVQPFNANVSQAESISFLAERILAMLEPDSVAVAIGVPSIVDIEQGIVFDAVNISSWQHVPLKATLEALVKLPVYVNNDVNCFVKGEHSLHKAQQVSDMVGLCLGTGLGAGIVLQGKLYTGINCCAGELGSISYLKSTLDDYCSGKFFKDHYGECGSILAEKARQGEEFAIAAFEQFGKHVAVAISHLLLIMDPQLIVLGGSVAKSFDLFIDSVWQQLNAFPYKNVIAKLTIKQSQYENSALLGAAELYLAQERTNA, from the coding sequence ATGAAGCAGTCTTCTATTGTTGTCATAGATCTTGGTGGCACAAAGATTAATATTGGCTTGTATCGGCAAGGGCAAATTATTCATCATAAAGTGCAGCCATTTAATGCCAATGTATCTCAAGCTGAATCTATCTCATTTTTAGCTGAACGTATTTTAGCTATGCTAGAGCCAGATAGCGTTGCAGTTGCCATCGGTGTGCCAAGCATTGTTGATATTGAGCAGGGTATCGTTTTTGATGCGGTGAACATTAGTTCATGGCAGCACGTGCCATTAAAAGCAACGCTTGAAGCCTTAGTTAAACTGCCGGTGTATGTTAATAATGATGTGAACTGTTTTGTTAAAGGTGAGCATAGCTTGCATAAAGCACAACAGGTTTCTGATATGGTGGGCTTGTGTTTAGGTACTGGCTTAGGTGCAGGCATTGTTTTACAAGGTAAGCTTTACACTGGTATTAATTGCTGCGCTGGTGAATTAGGTAGCATTAGCTATTTAAAGTCGACATTAGATGATTATTGCTCAGGAAAGTTTTTCAAAGATCATTACGGTGAGTGTGGCTCGATATTGGCAGAAAAAGCGCGTCAAGGTGAAGAATTTGCAATAGCTGCCTTTGAGCAATTTGGTAAGCATGTTGCGGTGGCGATTAGCCACTTACTGTTAATTATGGATCCGCAGTTAATCGTGTTAGGTGGCTCGGTTGCCAAATCATTTGATTTATTTATCGATTCGGTTTGGCAGCAATTAAATGCCTTTCCTTACAAAAATGTCATAGCGAAATTAACAATTAAACAAAGTCAGTATGAAAATAGCGCTTTGTTAGGGGCGGCAGAGCTTTATTTAGCACAGGAGCGAACAAATGCTTAG
- a CDS encoding family 20 glycosylhydrolase: protein MKINANIPFYALLASSVLSLSACQEQQATGAKQQAEQAKSVSSLSQQDIDNLASSLAVKYRFLSNIETDCPDKDNQPVAHCYSAEILLTNNTNADVFADDKSWQLNYSQVYPAYASESDDFNLLHLNGDIHQITAKDSFAGFKAGKTHKVKLWVKSTLIGEPELMPNYWLAANNLQARVIASTKTSLDSETGLEVQPYVVPFSDTVKQIKSAPNDINEYSSPAWLYDNAVKIETSISQQQLASAIIPTPQSVKLTKQDTYLDISKGLAFSFVGDIRQSDIDAAIERLSLLGVNRVGSGDKSDAAVPVTITLNEAKPANWRAGHYQLSITERAIDISAQDKAGAFYALQSIASLVQLGAAVLPLVEVTDQPHYDYRGQHVDVARNFHSKEFIFALIKQMAAYKLNKLHLHLAEDEGWRLQLPSFPELTQISSKRCMALDDKACLQPQLGGAAASDRDGYYSVEDYQEILTLAKAHYIQVIPSLDMPGHSRAAIKAMEARYHAYMKQENELEAKRYLLTDFDDKTKYSSIQNYNDNTLNICMESTYAFVDRVLEDLKAMHEQADHPLNIYHIGADETAGAWLESPVCQALVADKSNEVNDIKHLSAHFIERVSNMVASKGIGVAGWNDGLKETDVSRMPSQVYSYIWDTLPWGAHIQVSEQAHRNWQVILSTPDAFYYDLPYQVDPKERGYHWAARRVNTRSIFNFMPDNLPIHAEFRLDTLGQHFVSDDTKQVDEQGKLVHQPLPKNFSVYGVQGQLWSETIRSEQQAEYMIYPRLLALAERAWHKASWQVPYNEKGQRFDKSSGVFTEELAKQRDQQWSLFSQVIARKELAKLDKAGIFYRIPSPGAKIIAGKLYANITFNGLPIEYKDTSGVWQSYQQAVAVQPPVAVRAKSADGQRAGRSLTLTE from the coding sequence ATGAAAATTAATGCAAATATCCCCTTTTATGCACTGCTAGCTAGCAGTGTTTTATCTCTTAGTGCTTGCCAAGAGCAGCAAGCAACCGGCGCAAAGCAACAAGCTGAGCAAGCAAAGTCAGTGTCTTCGTTATCACAACAAGATATTGATAACTTAGCTAGCTCTTTAGCTGTTAAATATCGCTTTTTAAGTAATATTGAAACAGATTGCCCTGATAAAGATAATCAGCCAGTAGCGCATTGTTATAGTGCGGAAATATTACTGACTAATAATACAAATGCAGATGTATTTGCTGATGATAAATCATGGCAATTAAATTATTCACAAGTGTATCCTGCTTATGCCAGTGAAAGTGATGATTTTAATTTGCTGCACCTTAATGGCGATATTCATCAAATTACCGCTAAAGATAGCTTTGCTGGCTTTAAGGCAGGTAAAACCCATAAGGTAAAATTATGGGTAAAAAGTACGTTAATTGGTGAGCCTGAATTAATGCCCAATTACTGGCTGGCGGCAAATAATTTACAAGCACGGGTTATTGCCAGCACTAAAACCTCACTTGATAGTGAAACTGGTTTAGAAGTACAACCTTATGTGGTGCCGTTTAGCGATACCGTTAAACAAATCAAGTCAGCACCTAATGATATTAATGAGTACTCATCACCGGCTTGGCTTTATGATAATGCCGTAAAAATTGAGACTAGTATTAGCCAGCAACAATTAGCTAGTGCCATTATTCCTACGCCACAATCGGTAAAATTAACAAAGCAAGATACCTATTTAGATATCAGCAAGGGCTTAGCCTTTAGCTTTGTTGGCGATATTAGGCAAAGTGATATTGATGCCGCTATTGAGCGCTTGTCACTGTTAGGTGTTAATCGTGTAGGTTCAGGTGATAAAAGTGATGCAGCAGTTCCTGTGACTATCACATTAAATGAGGCAAAACCTGCTAATTGGCGTGCGGGGCATTATCAACTAAGCATAACTGAACGCGCTATAGATATTAGCGCTCAAGACAAGGCGGGCGCATTTTATGCCTTGCAAAGTATTGCTAGTTTAGTGCAACTTGGCGCAGCTGTTCTGCCATTAGTTGAAGTAACTGATCAACCTCATTACGACTATCGCGGTCAGCATGTAGATGTTGCTCGTAACTTTCATAGCAAAGAATTTATTTTTGCTTTAATCAAGCAAATGGCCGCTTATAAACTTAATAAGTTACATCTGCACTTAGCTGAAGATGAAGGCTGGCGTTTGCAATTGCCAAGTTTTCCTGAGCTTACCCAGATCAGCAGTAAGCGCTGTATGGCGTTAGATGATAAAGCGTGTTTGCAACCTCAATTAGGTGGGGCAGCTGCCAGCGATAGAGATGGTTATTATTCGGTAGAAGATTACCAAGAAATATTAACGTTGGCGAAAGCGCATTATATTCAAGTGATCCCATCGCTTGATATGCCAGGGCACTCGCGCGCAGCTATTAAAGCGATGGAAGCTAGATATCATGCTTATATGAAGCAAGAAAATGAGTTAGAAGCCAAGCGTTATTTACTTACCGATTTTGATGATAAAACTAAATATAGCTCTATTCAAAACTATAACGACAATACCTTAAATATTTGTATGGAATCGACTTATGCTTTTGTTGATAGAGTATTAGAAGATTTAAAAGCCATGCATGAACAAGCAGATCATCCGCTAAACATATATCACATAGGTGCTGATGAAACGGCAGGAGCTTGGTTGGAGTCACCTGTTTGTCAGGCATTAGTGGCTGATAAGAGTAATGAAGTTAACGATATTAAGCATTTAAGTGCTCATTTTATTGAGCGAGTTTCAAACATGGTGGCCAGTAAAGGTATAGGTGTTGCGGGTTGGAATGATGGTTTAAAAGAAACCGATGTATCTCGTATGCCAAGCCAAGTGTATTCCTATATTTGGGATACCCTGCCGTGGGGCGCACATATCCAAGTGAGCGAACAAGCACATCGTAACTGGCAAGTGATCTTATCTACCCCAGATGCCTTTTATTATGATTTGCCTTATCAAGTTGATCCTAAAGAGCGTGGCTATCATTGGGCGGCAAGACGAGTGAATACTCGCAGTATTTTTAACTTTATGCCTGACAATTTGCCAATTCACGCTGAGTTTCGTCTTGATACCTTAGGTCAGCACTTTGTTAGTGATGATACTAAGCAAGTGGATGAGCAAGGTAAATTAGTGCATCAACCGTTACCAAAAAACTTCTCTGTCTATGGCGTGCAAGGTCAGCTGTGGAGTGAAACCATACGCAGCGAACAACAGGCAGAGTATATGATTTATCCACGATTGCTCGCCTTAGCTGAGCGCGCTTGGCATAAAGCAAGTTGGCAAGTGCCCTATAACGAGAAAGGGCAACGTTTTGATAAATCATCAGGCGTTTTTACTGAAGAGTTAGCGAAGCAGCGTGATCAGCAGTGGTCATTATTTTCACAAGTTATCGCACGAAAAGAGCTCGCTAAGTTAGATAAGGCTGGCATTTTTTATCGCATTCCAAGCCCCGGAGCTAAAATTATTGCTGGTAAATTATATGCCAATATAACTTTTAACGGTTTGCCGATTGAATACAAAGATACTTCTGGCGTTTGGCAATCGTACCAACAAGCTGTGGCTGTACAACCGCCAGTTGCCGTACGAGCAAAATCGGCTGATGGTCAGCGTGCTGGTAGAAGCCTAACTCTCACTGAATGA
- a CDS encoding MFS transporter gives MKSNFVAVILVLVTFFAISFITNIIGPIFPSLVKDFDISLAVAGFLPFSFFAAYGVMSIPAGMLVDKYSEKPVLLAAFIMSACGALAFALLPSFFMAMGSLFLIGTGMAMLQVAINPLLRVSGGEENFAFYSVLAQLLFGAAATLSPLVYSGLVQGMAETNASGISGLLSNVVPTDMPWLSMYWLFAVISVLMLLFIAAIKLPKVELKQEESVGAWGIYLELFKNKTVILFFIGIAAYVGTEQGVANAISLFLQRYHGLDPLTVGASTVSDFWLMLTLGCFLGLALLKVLDSRLVLKLFSLGALLSLTAALFGSAEVALMAFPLVGFFLSVMWSVIFSLALNSLAEHHGSFAGILCTGIVGGGLASPIVGLIADLTGDLRMGMIVVYVTLGYIFAIGFWAKPLVNNKTVQLFKKTPVDSKAPL, from the coding sequence ATGAAAAGCAATTTTGTTGCAGTAATCTTAGTGTTAGTCACTTTTTTTGCCATTTCATTTATTACCAATATTATTGGGCCAATTTTTCCTTCCTTGGTAAAGGATTTTGATATTAGCCTGGCAGTTGCTGGCTTCTTGCCGTTTTCTTTTTTTGCTGCCTATGGCGTGATGTCGATTCCTGCTGGCATGCTGGTGGATAAATATAGTGAAAAACCGGTATTACTGGCGGCCTTTATTATGTCGGCATGTGGAGCATTGGCATTTGCGCTACTGCCAAGCTTTTTTATGGCCATGGGTTCTTTGTTTCTGATTGGTACTGGTATGGCAATGCTGCAAGTAGCCATTAATCCACTGCTGCGGGTTTCAGGCGGTGAAGAAAACTTTGCTTTTTATTCGGTACTAGCTCAACTGTTATTTGGCGCAGCGGCTACCTTAAGCCCGCTAGTATACAGTGGTTTAGTTCAAGGTATGGCAGAAACAAATGCTAGCGGTATTAGTGGTTTGCTAAGCAATGTAGTGCCAACTGATATGCCTTGGCTGTCTATGTATTGGTTATTTGCCGTTATTTCAGTGCTGATGTTGCTATTTATCGCGGCGATTAAGTTACCTAAAGTTGAGTTAAAGCAAGAGGAGTCAGTGGGTGCTTGGGGTATCTACCTAGAGTTATTTAAAAATAAAACCGTGATCTTATTCTTTATTGGTATCGCCGCTTATGTTGGCACAGAGCAAGGCGTTGCCAATGCTATATCACTATTTTTACAGCGCTATCATGGCCTCGACCCATTAACTGTTGGCGCGAGTACCGTCAGTGATTTTTGGTTAATGCTTACGCTTGGCTGTTTTTTAGGGTTGGCGTTATTAAAAGTGCTTGATAGTCGTTTGGTATTAAAGTTGTTTTCGCTAGGCGCGTTATTATCTCTAACCGCAGCGCTATTTGGCTCAGCTGAGGTGGCATTAATGGCTTTTCCTTTGGTGGGCTTTTTCTTATCGGTTATGTGGTCGGTTATTTTTTCACTGGCACTGAATTCTTTGGCTGAGCACCATGGCTCATTTGCCGGAATCTTATGTACGGGCATTGTTGGTGGTGGTTTAGCATCACCTATTGTAGGTTTGATTGCTGATTTAACCGGCGACCTACGCATGGGCATGATAGTTGTTTATGTTACCCTAGGCTATATCTTTGCTATTGGCTTTTGGGCTAAACCCTTGGTTAATAACAAAACGGTACAGCTATTTAAAAAAACACCTGTAGATAGCAAAGCGCCTCTATAA
- a CDS encoding TonB-dependent receptor: MSKANSRIPRAMNKKPLAVAVSSALLSMMTLPVIAADEAEEKTDRNTLEVIEVTATKHVTNLMETPIAVTAMNPETLTRQNVKQLGDLSGMVPNLQLGLSNSDSGVKASIRGVSSNNFTEIADPAVGIHIDGIYSPRPQGSLALMFDLEQVEVLRGAQGTLFGRNSTAGVINVIPAKPEFDENYGWTTLQLGNYNAQQIRTVYNFGISDNFALRAALMIDKRDGYINQKQDLTDRGMKLPDPDGEWGDSIWSGPDGKPDVDMRLNKKLDASDYYSNSDQWGGRLTGLWQITDDLAWTMGFEHYQNNGAGHVNLKDCWAAEGTDYACDTESHFDQEVLINVPGKIDMSIDTVRSLLTYDINGNTVLEHRFAYANQKRVQHHDDDAGQHSLMSEVDIMYSWGNWGRQTVDDRATYTIDSEYKSYVNELQLKQTFNNWQYVLGAFWMYENNKMEFGQDMLVQAPWGMPYSQYYDQPKREIDSKAIFFQADVELSEKWTATAGIRYTQDERIDNEGETWGSWSADTPWYYNGADGLPVNELGMGLPHNGTDLTMNMGPFAGKPAYGDTKVVNTYAKDWDQTTWRLGLNYQLANKQFMFASVATGYRAGGFGDRTDACGGGTCADGSTEQWTYLDYDPETTINYELGYKATLLDDSLNLSAVFFFTQYEDMQYTNMHPIGQKIVDRECPDWDPACDIVQAWKTENIGDSEIYGIELEFDYIPWENGHLNGFYAYLGTEITSYDSYNDDWMCGYREENGAEACAELFIEPGNPLSGRQLYDVTGNQLPNSPEHSMGLNYSHYIEMGEYQLVPWVGLRWQDKMYFTPRNLDNRAVGDYQEAYANVDASLKFSPVDEDWYIELYGNNLTDEVVINWMGQGANGGWKSNSYNPPRMYGIRFNISY, translated from the coding sequence ATGTCTAAAGCAAATTCAAGAATACCCAGAGCAATGAACAAAAAGCCGCTCGCAGTTGCTGTATCGTCAGCACTTTTGAGTATGATGACTTTACCTGTAATCGCTGCAGATGAAGCTGAGGAAAAAACTGATAGAAACACGTTAGAAGTGATTGAAGTTACCGCGACTAAACATGTTACTAACCTAATGGAAACGCCTATCGCAGTTACCGCGATGAACCCAGAAACGTTAACACGCCAAAATGTAAAACAATTAGGTGATTTAAGCGGTATGGTGCCCAACTTACAATTGGGATTATCAAATTCAGACTCAGGTGTGAAAGCGTCTATTCGTGGTGTTTCATCAAATAACTTTACTGAAATTGCTGATCCCGCTGTAGGTATTCATATCGATGGCATTTACTCACCACGCCCACAAGGTTCATTAGCGTTAATGTTCGATTTAGAGCAAGTCGAAGTGTTACGTGGTGCTCAAGGTACGCTTTTTGGTCGAAACTCTACCGCTGGTGTGATTAATGTTATTCCAGCTAAGCCTGAGTTTGATGAAAACTATGGTTGGACAACATTACAGCTAGGTAACTATAACGCTCAGCAAATTCGCACTGTATATAATTTTGGCATTAGCGATAACTTTGCCTTACGTGCAGCACTAATGATAGATAAACGCGATGGTTATATTAATCAAAAGCAAGATTTAACCGACCGTGGCATGAAGCTACCTGATCCTGATGGTGAGTGGGGTGATTCAATTTGGAGTGGTCCAGATGGTAAGCCAGATGTTGATATGCGTTTAAATAAAAAACTTGATGCCTCAGATTATTATTCAAATTCAGATCAATGGGGCGGTCGTTTAACCGGTTTATGGCAAATTACCGATGATTTGGCTTGGACTATGGGTTTTGAACATTATCAAAATAATGGTGCAGGTCATGTTAACTTAAAAGACTGTTGGGCGGCAGAAGGTACTGATTATGCTTGTGATACTGAAAGTCATTTTGACCAAGAGGTGCTGATTAATGTACCGGGCAAAATTGATATGAGCATAGATACAGTTCGCAGTTTACTTACCTATGATATTAATGGAAATACCGTATTAGAGCATAGATTTGCCTACGCCAATCAAAAAAGGGTTCAACATCACGATGATGATGCCGGTCAACACTCTTTAATGTCTGAAGTAGATATTATGTACTCTTGGGGTAACTGGGGACGTCAAACCGTTGATGATAGAGCAACCTACACAATAGATTCAGAATATAAATCTTATGTTAATGAACTGCAATTAAAGCAAACTTTTAACAATTGGCAGTATGTGCTTGGCGCATTTTGGATGTATGAAAACAACAAGATGGAATTTGGTCAAGATATGCTAGTGCAAGCGCCTTGGGGTATGCCATATAGCCAATACTATGATCAACCAAAGCGTGAAATTGATTCAAAAGCGATTTTCTTCCAAGCAGATGTAGAGTTAAGTGAAAAATGGACAGCAACTGCCGGTATTCGCTACACCCAAGATGAGCGAATTGATAACGAAGGTGAAACCTGGGGTAGTTGGAGCGCCGACACTCCTTGGTACTACAATGGTGCAGACGGTTTGCCGGTTAATGAGTTAGGCATGGGCTTACCTCATAATGGTACTGATTTAACCATGAATATGGGGCCTTTTGCCGGTAAACCAGCTTATGGCGATACTAAAGTGGTTAACACCTATGCAAAAGATTGGGATCAAACCACTTGGCGCTTGGGCTTAAACTACCAATTGGCTAATAAGCAATTTATGTTTGCCAGCGTGGCAACCGGTTATCGTGCTGGTGGCTTTGGTGATAGAACCGATGCCTGTGGCGGCGGTACTTGTGCAGATGGCAGTACTGAGCAGTGGACGTACTTAGATTATGATCCTGAAACTACCATTAACTATGAATTAGGCTATAAAGCGACCTTACTAGATGACAGCTTAAATTTATCAGCAGTATTCTTCTTCACCCAATATGAAGATATGCAATACACCAATATGCACCCTATCGGTCAGAAAATTGTTGATCGTGAATGTCCTGATTGGGATCCAGCCTGTGACATAGTACAAGCGTGGAAAACTGAAAATATTGGCGACTCAGAGATTTATGGTATCGAGTTAGAGTTTGACTATATTCCTTGGGAAAATGGCCACCTAAATGGTTTCTATGCTTATTTAGGTACGGAAATTACCTCGTATGATTCTTACAATGATGACTGGATGTGTGGCTATCGTGAAGAGAATGGCGCAGAGGCTTGTGCCGAGTTATTCATTGAGCCGGGTAATCCGTTAAGTGGTCGTCAATTATATGATGTTACCGGTAATCAGTTACCTAATTCTCCAGAGCACTCTATGGGTCTGAATTATTCGCACTATATCGAAATGGGTGAGTATCAATTGGTGCCTTGGGTTGGCTTACGCTGGCAGGATAAAATGTACTTTACCCCGCGTAACTTAGATAACCGCGCAGTGGGTGATTACCAAGAAGCGTATGCTAACGTTGATGCCTCGTTAAAATTCTCACCTGTTGATGAAGATTGGTATATAGAGTTATACGGCAATAACTTAACTGATGAAGTGGTGATTAACTGGATGGGCCAAGGCGCAAATGGCGGTTGGAAGTCTAATTCGTATAATCCACCGCGTATGTACGGTATTCGTTTTAATATTTCCTACTAA
- a CDS encoding AraC family transcriptional regulator gives MKLMFEKVLPTENSSWRYWLYELDNIDFNWHYHPEYEIALTLNSSGQRYVGDNIENYGDFDLTLLGPHLPHTWCSLPREDGQQQQVYVAQIPVAWLEQLTAMPDLVGLKPLLESSRRGIKFSLPVAKKVTAIFKSMAKAQPSQRFIGLMEILQLMLDDKSSEILSSSGYNISITSDASTDKLDKIIRHLHQHYTDNLKAEEVANLVHMSTNHFHRFIKQRTEQTFTELVNQLRISKACSLLINSSMPVTTVSDLCGFNNISNFNRRFLQFKEVTPSQFRKLYMMH, from the coding sequence ATGAAATTAATGTTTGAAAAAGTACTGCCAACGGAAAACTCATCTTGGCGTTATTGGCTTTATGAATTGGACAATATTGACTTTAATTGGCACTATCACCCGGAATATGAAATTGCGCTAACCCTGAATAGTTCAGGGCAAAGATATGTGGGTGATAATATTGAAAATTATGGCGATTTTGATTTAACACTATTAGGCCCGCATTTACCCCATACTTGGTGTTCACTGCCACGAGAAGACGGCCAACAGCAACAAGTATATGTAGCGCAAATCCCGGTCGCTTGGCTAGAGCAACTAACCGCTATGCCAGATTTAGTTGGCTTAAAGCCCCTGCTAGAATCATCGCGACGTGGCATTAAATTTAGTTTGCCTGTGGCGAAAAAAGTCACCGCTATTTTTAAAAGCATGGCCAAGGCACAACCTTCACAACGCTTTATCGGCTTGATGGAAATTTTACAATTAATGCTTGATGATAAATCATCAGAAATTCTCTCCAGCTCAGGATATAACATTTCCATCACTTCAGATGCTTCAACCGATAAGCTAGATAAAATCATTCGCCACCTGCACCAGCATTATACCGACAACTTAAAAGCGGAAGAGGTTGCTAACCTAGTACATATGAGTACCAATCACTTTCATCGCTTTATCAAGCAAAGAACAGAGCAAACCTTTACCGAGTTAGTCAACCAGCTGCGTATTAGTAAAGCCTGCTCTTTACTCATTAACAGCTCAATGCCGGTGACCACTGTCAGTGACTTATGCGGCTTTAATAATATCTCTAACTTTAATCGACGCTTTTTGCAGTTTAAGGAAGTCACACCAAGCCAATTTAGAAAACTGTATATGATGCATTAG